One genomic segment of Sminthopsis crassicaudata isolate SCR6 chromosome 2, ASM4859323v1, whole genome shotgun sequence includes these proteins:
- the LOC141556166 gene encoding uncharacterized protein LOC141556166 has product MKAELDQESTHRRNQEEVKMKEVEEDGSHCEMPEKFLRNHQRSRGQRWRKRKERLQQQILEKKLYKRGHRGAQKNATSRAKWRLITGLMDLWKHQEQIDSALLARMVQTTEVLQVVVHQQALMLRYMRMQCHYKYYPVCVTPVPFNSTLYQYLEDVLKNATYATNATSELRALDFIISAMQNASITFTKEWNEEISKKFTSWFKGISLTDFFHWLTIGFIGVILLMLMFCLLSCVFSIFLKATRAALEALKADILNPIKNKKGEL; this is encoded by the coding sequence GTGAAAATGAAAGAGGTGGAGGAAGATGGATCCCATTGCGAAATGCCAGAGAAGTTCCTAAGAAACCATCAACGGTCTCGAGGCCAGAGGTGgcgaaaaaggaaggagaggctACAACAACAGATCCTGGAAAAGAAGCTTTATAAACGAGGACATAGGGGTGCCCAGAAAAATGCAACCAGTCGAGCTAAGTGGAGGCTGATTACGGGACTTATGGACTTATGGAAACATCAGGAGCAGATAGATAGTGCTTTGTTAGCTAGAATGGTACAAACAACTGAGGTTTTGCAAGTGGTTGTACATCAACAAGCTTTGATGCTTCGTTATATGAGAATGCAATGTCATTATAAGTATTACCCTGTATGTGTTACTCCTGTTCCTTTTAACTCTACTTTATATCAATATCTGGAAGATGTGTTAAAAAATGCTACTTATGCTACAAATGCTACTAGTGAATTGAGAGctcttgattttattatttctgctatGCAAAATGCTTCTATTACTTTTACCAAAGAATGGAATGAGGAAATTTCAAAGAAGTTTACCTCTTGGTTTAAAGGTATAAGCCTAACAGATTTCTTTCATTGGCTTACAATTGGATTTATTGGAGTTATATTATTGATGCTTATGTTCTGTCTATTATCCTGtgttttttcaattttccttaaAGCCACCCGTGCTGCTCTTGAAGCCCTTAAGGCGGATATCTTAAacccaataaaaaacaaaaagggggagtTGTAA